The following DNA comes from Mycobacterium sp. MS1601.
CACCGCGATGATGGACACCAGGATGTAGACGATGCCGGCAATCGACAGACCGGTCAGCAGCACCTTGGGGAAAATCCGTACCGGGTCCTTGGTTTCCTCGGCCATGTTCACCGAGTCCTCGAAACCCACCATCGCGAAGAACGCCAGCGAGGTGGCCGCTGTCACCGCCACGAAAGCGCTTCGCTCGTCTTCACTTTCGAACATGACGACGCGGGAGAAGTCGATGTTGTCGCCACCCTGGGTGAAAGCCCACAGGCCGACCAGGATGACGGTCAGCAGACCGGTGATCTCGACGATGGTCAATCCGACGTTGAGTTTGACGCTCTCACTGACGCCGCGCAGGTTGATGGCGGCCAGTGCCGCCATGAAGACCAGGGCAATGGCTCCGACGCCGACCTTGCCCCAGTCCAGGCCGAATCCTTCGACCGCGTTCGACGCGAACGCCCGTGACGCGGTGGACGCCGATGTGATGCCCGAGCACATCACGATGAAGGTGATCAGGAACGTCACGAAGTGGATGCCGAAGGCCTTGTGCGCGTACAGCGCAGCGCCGGCGGCCTGCGGGTATTTGGTGACGAGCTCCAGATAGGAGAACGCGGTGATGGTGGCGATCAGGAAGGCCACCAGGAACGGCAGCCAGGCCGCTCCGCCCACCTCTCCGGCGACCTGTCCCGTCAGCGCGTAGACACCGGTGCCCAGGATGTCGCCGACCACGAACAGCAGCAGCAGTCCCGGGCCCATCACCCGTTTGAGCTTCGGCTGTTCCTCGACGTCCGACTGCGCCATATCTCCTCCTAGCGGGGGGTGGGATGCGCCTTTCATCATCGGTCAGCGCAGAGGGGTGAAACTGCTCAATCGGGCAAACCGGTCCAATCGGTGGACGTTTCGGTCAGTGTGGCGACCTGTTCGAGGAAATGGGCTACCTTTGCCGGGTTCTCGGCACGTTGCCAGCCGAAGGTGGTGGGACGCTGGGCCCGGTCATGCCAGAAGTGTCCTGCCGCCGACTCCGGCCGGGTGGCCACCAGCCAGACCGCGGTGTCGGCGCCGTCGGCGGCATCACGCAACAGCGGCTTGGTCAGCTTGTCGAACAGGGGCAGGTACTCCGTGACACCCGGGGTGCTCGCCCAGCCGGGGTGCATGCTCTCCACCCGGACGTCGGTGCCCGCCAGCCGCCGCGCCCAGGCGTCGGCCAGTACCACCTGCATGCGTTTGGTTCTGGCATATGCCTTGGCGCCGGTGTAGCCGGCGCGGAACTCCAGGTCGTCATCGACCAGCGGTGCGGTGTACATCCCGCCCGAGGACATCCACACCACCGACGCGCCGGCGGCGGCACGCAGCAGCGGCAGCAGTTCCTCGGTCATCAGGTGCGGGCCCAGGACATGGGAGGCCAGTTGGACCTCGTGGCCCTGCTTGCTCTCCACGCGCTCGGGTGGCATCGAGCCCGCGTTGTGCACCAGGCCGCGCAGCGCGGGGATGCGGGCAGCCAGATCGGCGGTCCAGGCCCGGACGGCATCCAGGTCGGAGACGTCGCAGATCTCCTCGATCACCTGCGCGCCCGGAACGGCGCCGCGGATCTTGCCCGCCGACGCCGTCACCTTGGCTTCGCTGCGACCGACCAGGTGCACGATGGCATCCAGTTCGGCAAACGACCGGGCCATGGCCTCACCGATGCCCGAGGTGGCTCCGGTGACCACCACCCGCTGGCCGGCGAGGTCTTGGCGGGTGGGGTCAGCCGGCCACCAGTGGCGACGCAGCTGTGAGCCCACCTTGGTGTAACCCAGGACCACTGACCGGTCCAGCGCCGTGTCCACCACAGCGGTGAAATTCATGACGGGTTAGGTAACCACCCGCGTCGATCGTCAAACCCGGGCGGCCCGCTTGTCGTATGGCGCGAACACGTCGATGACGTCGATCAAGGTGGCTCGTGCGGTCTCGCGCGGCGTTCCGGCGTTGTCCACCAGGGCGGAGACCACGGCGCCGTCGACGGCACAGACCAGCGCCGACAGCGTTTCGCCTCGCACGCACCGGCCTGATCGTTCGAGCACTTCGCTCACGGCCTCGGTGCGTTGCTGCAGGATTCTGCGCTGAACTGCACGCAAGGCCGGCTGGCGGGCGCACGCGATGTACCGCTCGTAGCGCGAGATCAGCTGATCATCGGCCACGTTGTCGTCGACCAACAGGTCCACCAGGACATCGACGGTGGCTTCGGGGCCCCGCCTGCGCCGGGACAGCCCCTCGATGTGGCCGCGCATCTTGGCGGCCTCCACGAGGCCGATGTGTTCGACCGCGGCGACCACCAGGTCATCCAGCGACGCGAAGTAGTAGGTGGTGGACGCCAACGGCAGACCTGCGCGACTGGCAACCGCGCGGTGTCGCACCGCTTCGAAGCCTCCCTCACACAGCAGCTCAGCGGCGGCGCGCACGAGTGCGTACCGCCGACGTTCTCCTTTCGGAGTCACTGCTGCCGTCACGGTTAGCATGCTGCCAGCCACCCCGGTCACGCTGGGCGTTTTCGCTCAAACCAGCCTCTGGACCCAGCTTGTTCACCCGGCGATGGCAAGATTGCCGCCATGCCAGAGCTCAGCCGGCGCGCCGTCTTGCGTCTTGGAGCCGGGGTGGCGGCGGCTTCGGCGGCCAGTGCCCTGGCACCCGCCATCGCCATGGCGACGCCCGCGCCCACGATGGTCACCGGATCGTTTGTGTCCG
Coding sequences within:
- a CDS encoding APC family permease — translated: MAQSDVEEQPKLKRVMGPGLLLLFVVGDILGTGVYALTGQVAGEVGGAAWLPFLVAFLIATITAFSYLELVTKYPQAAGAALYAHKAFGIHFVTFLITFIVMCSGITSASTASRAFASNAVEGFGLDWGKVGVGAIALVFMAALAAINLRGVSESVKLNVGLTIVEITGLLTVILVGLWAFTQGGDNIDFSRVVMFESEDERSAFVAVTAATSLAFFAMVGFEDSVNMAEETKDPVRIFPKVLLTGLSIAGIVYILVSIIAVALVPIGDLTESDTPLVDVVRAAAPGLPIDEIFPFITMFAVSNTALINMLMASRLIYGMARQHVLPPVLGAVHPKRHTPWVAIMFTTAIAFGLIFYVSGFASANAISILGGTTSLLLLMVFAVVNVAVLVLRKDVQNNGEHFKTPTVLPIVGFIVSLYLVTPLSGRDPQQYLVAGILIVIGIVLFFITTLINKQMGLKGQITDPSHLADAPD
- a CDS encoding TetR/AcrR family transcriptional regulator encodes the protein MLTVTAAVTPKGERRRYALVRAAAELLCEGGFEAVRHRAVASRAGLPLASTTYYFASLDDLVVAAVEHIGLVEAAKMRGHIEGLSRRRRGPEATVDVLVDLLVDDNVADDQLISRYERYIACARQPALRAVQRRILQQRTEAVSEVLERSGRCVRGETLSALVCAVDGAVVSALVDNAGTPRETARATLIDVIDVFAPYDKRAARV
- a CDS encoding SDR family NAD(P)-dependent oxidoreductase; translation: MNFTAVVDTALDRSVVLGYTKVGSQLRRHWWPADPTRQDLAGQRVVVTGATSGIGEAMARSFAELDAIVHLVGRSEAKVTASAGKIRGAVPGAQVIEEICDVSDLDAVRAWTADLAARIPALRGLVHNAGSMPPERVESKQGHEVQLASHVLGPHLMTEELLPLLRAAAGASVVWMSSGGMYTAPLVDDDLEFRAGYTGAKAYARTKRMQVVLADAWARRLAGTDVRVESMHPGWASTPGVTEYLPLFDKLTKPLLRDAADGADTAVWLVATRPESAAGHFWHDRAQRPTTFGWQRAENPAKVAHFLEQVATLTETSTDWTGLPD